The proteins below are encoded in one region of Silene latifolia isolate original U9 population chromosome 2, ASM4854445v1, whole genome shotgun sequence:
- the LOC141640879 gene encoding uncharacterized protein LOC141640879: MKVASWNVRGFNCPIKQCEVKDFLVHNQLDVLAILETRVKETKARKIISKVFAKWKVICNYNTHYNGRIWLLYNPTTVSLSNILSGAQWISCQVHHHLSSSEFQLSDVYGSNDASERLLLWNSLNQIFTTKPWIVLGDFNVIRSPEEKLSSNPPILQDMLAFNSCLASCSLDDISSSGTDLTWTNKQDQQTRVWSKLDRVLINSSWATSFSSSSAHFHESGLSDHSPVVVTVFTERKVPKRFSFLNSWIEHPDYEATVKSAWKTSKAGSPIFCFFEKLKNVKAALKKLHQSHFSGISDKVKTARQKVKEVQANLLTDPFSSSLILEEKLAVKEFTRLKLIELSILQQRAKIAHLQQTATNSKYFFAKIAERRHQQFIGSIKDKNGVIYSGQEGVTHAFQDYYSDLLGSN, from the coding sequence ATGAAGGTTGCTTCCTGGAATGTTAGAGGGTTCAATTGTCCTATAAAGCAGTGTGAAGTTAAGGATTTTTTGGTGCACAATCAGTTGGATGTTCTTGCCATCTTGGAAACAAGGGTCAAAGAAACTAAAGCTAGGAAAATCATAAGTAAGGTTTTTGCAAAGTGGAAGGTCATCTGTAATTACAATACTCACTATAATGGCAGGATTTGGTTACTCTATAATCCTACTACTGTCTCTCTTAGTAATATTTTGAGTGGTGCTCAGTGGATTAGTTGCCAAGTTCATCACCATCTTTCTAGTTCAGAATTCCAGCTGAGTGATGTCTATGGCAGCAATGATGCTTCTGAGAGGCTACTTCTTTGGAATAGTCTCAATCAAATTTTCACAACAAAGCCTTGGATTGTCTTGGGTGATTTCAATGTTATTAGAAGTCCTGAGGAGAAATTGAGTTCTAATCCTCCTATTTTGCAAGATATGTTGGCTTTCAACTCCTGTTTGGCATCCTGCTCTCTTGATGATATTTCTAGTTCAGGTACTGATCTGACCTGGACTAACAAACAAGATCAGCAGACAAGAGTCTGGTCTAAATTGGACAGGGTCCTTATTAATTCTAGCTGGGcaacttctttttcttcttcaagTGCTCATTTTCATGAATCTGGTCTCTCTGATCACTCCCCAGTGGTGGTTACTGTGTTTACTGAAAGGAAAGTCCCTAAGAGATTTAGTTTTCTGAACAGTTGGATTGAGCACCCTGACTATGAGGCCACTGTCAAGAGTGCTTGGAAGACTTCTAAAGCAGGTAGCCccatattttgtttttttgagaAGCTTAAGAATGTTAAAGCTGCTCTTAAGAAATTGCACCAGTCTCATTTCAGTGGTATCTCAGATAAAGTTAAAACTGCTAGGCAGAAGGTCAAGGAAGTTCAGGCAAACTTGCTTACTGATCCTTTCTCCTCTTCTCTCATTCTTGAGGAGAAACTTGCTGTCAAAGAATTTACTCGTCTCAAATTAATTGAGCTCTCTATCCTTCAACAAAGAGCAAAGATTGCTCACTTACAACAGACTGCCACTAATTCCAAGTATTTCTTTGCAAAAATTGCTGAAAGAAGACATCAACAATTTATTGGGTCCATTAAGGACAAAAATGGGGTTATCTATTCTGGTCAGGAAGGAGTCACTCATGCTTTTCAAGACTATTACTCTGATCTCCTTGGTTCTAATTAA